GCAAAAGTTAACGACTCGATGCTTTCATTAAAATATTTATTTCCAATAAATGAAAGAGAATTTAAAAGTACTTCAATTATTAAGGCTGAGAATAAAAATATTGAAAAATTAACTAATGAAATTAGAAATTCATCAGTAATAAGAAATCAAGATAAAGATAGACTTTTAGGTTTTATTCAAAAAACTAAAAGAACGATTCCATTGTTAACTAATGAGGACCTTATTGAAAATGAAACAAAAATTAAGATCAGTGAATTAACCAATAGAATAGCTTGGTTAACAGAAGATTTTCAAAAGATAAGCTATCCACCAATAAAAAGTATTGAAGAAGAAAATGCGAGAATTGAAGCTTTAAAAATACAAGGTGGATGGGGATCTTCAGGAACAGCTGTAGAAAATACCATAGAAATTCCAACTATTCCAGAAACAAAAAAAGGATTAAAGTTTGATGCTGCGGCAAAAGAATTAACTTTAATTAGTGATGATTTTTTCAAATTAAGAAATCATAATTCACAATACAAAAATTTGATGAAAGAAATCAAAGATGGAATAAAAAAATATAGATCAGAGCTAGATGACACACAAGGGGTGGCATCAATATTAGCAAAAGATGTACTTAAAATTGCAAGAAGAATTGAATACGCAAGCATATTTCCTCCAAAAACTCTTGATACTATGCAGCAAGCAATTTTAGAATTTGATGTTATTCAAAAAAAAGAACAAGGAAGTCTAAGATTAATTGATATATTTTTATTTCCTACCGGAACAATAATTTCAAGTGGTCCTAATTGTTCAGAGCAAGGTTCTGGCAGGTGGCTGCCTAAACCATCAGATACTTTAAAAAAATTTACACTTTTATTAAAACCAAGTGTTGGATTTAAAAATATTCCACTGATTTGGTATGAAATGATGGATGTTAGTAAAGTTGTTGGCTTTATTTTACCAGATTGGATTGCAGATATTATCCCAGGTAATTACCCTGTCCATAGTGTTGATGGAACTGTTAAACCAAACTTTAAAAGCAAAGTTTTAAATGTGGTTACTGGTGAGTTTAAATTATTCAAAATACCTGTCCCAATGGGACATATTTGGGACTCTTTTTTAAGAGTATTTTTAGGTTTAATTCTTGGAATAATATTTGGTGTACCACTTGGTTTATTAATGGGTCTAAATAGATTTGCTAAAGGGTTCTTTGATCCATTAATTGAACTTTACAGACCAGTTCCTCCACTTGCTTGGGCTCCATTAGTTATTACTGTATTTGGAATTGATAACGTTGGAAAAGTATTCCTATTATTTATGGTTTCATTTTCAATTATGATCATTTCTGCTAGAGCTGGTGCTTCTGGAACTCAATTATCTAAAATTCATGCCTCTCACTCACTTGGTGCATCGAAATGGCAAATATTAAGATATGTTATTTTTCCAAACTCTTTACCTGAAATTTTAACAGGAGTAAGAGTTGCGGTAGGAATGTGTTGGGGGACTTTGGTTGCAGCAGAATTTTTAGCTGGAACAACGGGTATTGGATTTGTTGAAAATGTTGCTAAAAAATATTTTCAATATGAGGTTATTTGGATAACTATTTTTGTAATGGGTATGCTTGGTCTTTTATTTGATATTGCTTTGAGAAAAATAATTACCAAAACAATTCCATGGCATGGTAAAGGTTAACCAATCATTTAATAAATTATGAATTCTTCAAAATTAAAGGGTATCATTAAAGATATTTTTATTCGTCATAAGCTAAGTAAAGAGCATGCATCTATATGTGCTGAAGCTTTAATAAATGCTGAATTAGTAGGCGCTCCTTCTCATGGGTTATCTAGATTAAAAATGTACTGTGATCGAATATCTAAAAAAGTAATTAATCCCAAGGCTAAAATAAAAATTAAAAAAATCTCTCAATCAATTGCTCACGTTGATGGCAGCAATAGTATTGGTTTTGTTGCAGCAGATACTGCTATTAAAACAGCAATAAGTAATGCTAAAAAAACTGGTATTGGCTTAGTTGCAGTTAAAAATAGTGGTCATTATGGTTTGTCTGGTTATTACGCAGAGCAAGCAGTTAAAAAAGGACTAATGGTGATGGTTTTTACTAATGCTCCTCCAGCAGTTGCTCCTCATGGAGCTTTAAAAAGTTTATTTGGAACAAACCCTATTTGTTTTGGAACTCCAACTGGATCTAAGGTTCCTTTTATTTTAGATACTTCAATATCAATGATTAATAGAGGAAAAATTAGAGTTGCCGCAAGAGAGGGAACAAAAATTCCTGAAGGCGTTGCTTTAGATAAATTTGGTAAACCAACTACTGATCCTAAAAAAGCTTTAGAGGGTGTTCAATTACCTATAGCTGGTTTCAGAGGTTCTGGATTAGCTTGGATGGTTGATATTTTAAGTGGTGTATTAACTGGTGGTAATCATGCAGGTAGAGTTAAGGATCCATTCAATGATTTTAGTGGTCCACAAAATATTGGGCATTTATTCTTTGTTTTAAAACCCAATTTGTTTGTAGGTAATTCTTTTAATAAAAGAATAAAAGATAATATTAAAACTATCAAAAGACTTCCTAAAATTAAGGGTGTTAAAGAAATTCTTTATCCTGGACAAAGTAAGTTCAATAGATTCAAAAATAATCTTAAAAAAGAAATTGATATTACAAAAGCTGTTCAAAAAGACTTAGAATATTTACAAGGTATTTAGCTAACGTACTGTCCTTGAAAATTTCACAAGATCATTAACAAGAAGTTCAGGTTCCTCTAATGCTGCAAAATGTCCACCACTTGGCATCTCAGTCCATTGAGTAACATTAAATATTCTATCAACATAAGATTTTGGAGGCCACTCTGACATTTCGGCTGGAAAAATTGCAGCAGCTGTTGGTATTTTTATTTTTTTAAATTTTTTAGGGAAAAAACGTCCACCCTCTTCTCTTCTTCCATAATAAATCCAAGAAGCCGTATTAAAAGTCTTTGTAACTATATAAACCATAATATTAGCCAACAAGACATCCTTTGAATAAGCACTTTCAATATTGTCATTTTTTAAATCTGACCAAGCATACATTTTTTCAATAATCCAAGCTGCAACTCCAACAGGACTATCCATCATTCCATAGCTTAATGTTTGTGGCTTTGTTGCTTGTTGGGTTCTATAACCGTCTTGCATAATTTGATCTTTATCAAATCGATCTTGCCAGTCTTGTTCTTCTTTTGATTGTGTTCCATCTGGGTGGCGCATTGTTAAGCAATTAATATGAATTGCTTTACAAAATTTTGAGTGATCGTAACCAATCCAGTTTGCTATAGTTGCTCCCCAATCACCACCTTGTGCTAAATAACTTCTATACTCTAAATTTTCTATCATTAATTTATTTAAGATAGCTGCCATTTTTCTTGGACCAATCGGTTTAGGTGGTCTGCCTGAAAATCCAAAACCAGGTAAAGATGGAGCAATAACATCAAATGCGTCTTCAACTTTTCCACCAAATTTTTCTGGGTGAGCAAGTTTTTCGATTATATGTAAAAACTCTACAACTGATCCAGGCCATCCATGCATGAGAAGTAATGGTGTTGGGTTAGATCCACTACCCTTTTCGTGAATAAAATGCATTTCAACACCATCTACAACAGTTGTAAAATTTGAAAATTTATTTATTTCTGCTTCATGTTTTCTCCAATCAAAATCTTTGACCCAATAACTTGATATCTCCTTCATATATTCAAGATTGGTTCCATATTCCCAGCCACCATCATCTGGCATTTCATGCCATGGGTAATTTTTTACCTTAGTATAAATTTCTTGAAGTGCTTTATCGGGAATATTTAATTTAAAAGGCTTAATCATTATCAATTTACAGTATATACTTTTTAAAAATTCAGATTAAATATACCTCATGCTTTCAAATAAAGAAATTGTTTGTCCTAATAACCTTCTAGACCATGCACATAAGAAAAAAGGTGTTAACGCTGCTATCGTTAACGCAGGTTTGCCCTTGCCTATGCTTTCAGTTCAAGATGCTGTTAATGAAAATTTAATTACACCCATTTTTATAGGGGATAAAAAAGACATTCTTAAGTGTGCTGAGGATTTAAAATGGGATATATCTTCGTATGAGATAATTCATGAACCTATAGAAAATAATACAGCAGCAATAGCTGCAAAACTTGCTAGCAAAGATAAAGTAAAGATTATTGTTAAGGGTCATATTCATACCGATGTTTTAATGAAAGAAGTTTTAAAAAGAGATTATAATTTACTTGGAAAAACTAGACTTAGCCACATATGGCATATGACAACTACAAAAGACGATAAGCCTCTTATAATTACTGATGGTGCTTTAAATGTTTTACCTAATATAAAAACAAAAATGCATATCTTAAGGAATGTAATTGATTTTTCAAATCGTATAGGAATTGAAAGACCAAAAGTTGCAGTTCTATCAGCGACAGAAGAAATTTTAGATAGTGTACCAAGCTCTATTGATGCGAATGAAATTACACAGCTTGCAAAACAAGATGATTTAAATGCTGATGTTTTTGGTCCTTTAGCATTTGATAATAGTATTTCAAAAAAATCTGCTGCAATTAAAGGTGTTAAAAATATTGTAGCTGGTGATGCTGATGTATTATTAGTTCCAAGTGTTGAAACTGGAAATAGTTTAGTTAAAATGATGATATATTTTATGGGAGCTTGTGCTGCTGGAGTTGTGGTTGGTGGAAAAGTTCCAATAGTTATTACTAGTAGATCCGATGAAGCACAAGCTAGATTGGCATCTATTGCAGCAGCTGTTGTTGCATTAGACTAATTCTTCATTGAAATAACTATATTAATGTTTTAAATAAGACTTCAAAAATTAGAGAGGGAAACAATGGCTATAACATATTTAAAAAAATCACCTAAGACATCATCAACAGATGACACTAAAACTACAGAAATTGTTAAAGAATTATTGAAAGATATTGAAGAAAATAAAGAGCAAGCCTGTATAGATCTTACAAAAAAATTTGATAAGTATGATGGTGATATTATTGTTTCTAAAGAAAGAATTGAAGAAATTAAAAAGACTTTAGATCAGAGAACTAAAGATGATATTCAATTTTCTTACGATAGAGTTAGAACATTTGCTGAAGCTCAATTAAAAAATTATGGACAAGATTTTGAAGTAGAGCTTTCTCCAGGATTATTTGCTGGTCAAAGATTAATACCTGTTAATACTGCTGGATGCTATATACCTGGTGGTAGATATGCTCACATCGCTTCTGCTGTTATGAGTGTAACGACTGCAAAAGTTGCAGGAGTAAAAAATGTAATTGCATGTAGTCCTCCTAAAGAGAGTGTTGGTGCCCATCCAACAATTGTGTATACAGCTGATTTATGTGGTGCTGATGTAATTTTAAATTTAGGTGGTGTACCTGGTGTTGCTTCAATGACTAATGGATTATTTAATAATCCTCCAGCTGATATTATAGTTGGTCCTGGTAACCAGTTTGTTGCTGAAGCTAAAAGAATTTTATTTGGAAAAGTGGGAATTGATTTGTTTGCTGGTCCTACTGAAATTGCTGTAATTGCAGATGATAAAGCTGATGCAGAAATGGTTGCTGTTGATCTTGTTGGTCAAGCAGAGCATGGTTATAATTCTCCTGCTTGGTTATATACAACAAGTAAACGAGTTGCTGATGAGGTAATGAAAAGAGTTCCAGAATTAATTGCTGATTTACCAGAAGTTCCAAGAACAAGTGCAGAAGCTGCTTGGAGGGATTATGGAGAGGTTATTCTTTGTGATACTGACGAAGAAATGGCAACAATCAGTGATGAATATGCTCCAGAACATTTAGAGATACAAACTGAAAACTTAGATTGGTTCCATAAAAGATTAAAAAATTATGGCTCACTATTTATTGGTGAAGAAACAACTGTTGCTTATGGAGATAAATGTTCAGGCACAAACCACATCTTACCTACTAAAGGTGCTGGTCGATATACAGGTGGTTTATTTGTTGGGAAATTTATTAAGACATTAAGTTTCCAAAGAATGACTAAAGAATCTACAAAAACTGTAGGCGCTGCTTGTGCTAGAATTTCTAGATATGAAGGTATGGAAGCTCATGCTAGAACTGGTGATGTTAGATTAAGAAAATATGGTTTTTCTAATTAATTATTTCAAATAAAACAAATAAAGCCAATAAACTCATAAACAATATTATTAATAGATTAATCTGTTTCCAAACTTTATCACTTCGAAGATATTTTGATAAAGATTTTGAAAGATATGCTATTGTAAAAAAGAAAAGAAATGATGCTATAGAAGCCCCAAGTCCAAAATAGTACTTATCAATAATTAATAAATTTTTAGAAAAATTTCCCAAAAAGAATACAGTATCTGAATAGACATGTGGATTGAGATAGGTGAAAGCGAGAGTTTTAGTTATTATACCTGTTAATGAGATGTTTTTTACTTCTTGATTAAAATTAATCTTATTTTTTTGAATAGATATCTTTCCATAAATAAAATGAGCTAAAAATATAAATAAGAGAATATTTAAGATAAGCTCTATTGTAGAATTAAAAAAATTACCAAAATATTGAAATAAAAAAATTCCTAAAAATATTAATATCAAATCAGATATTGAGCAAATTATGCAAACAAGAAATATATATTGTTTTTTTAACCCTTGCTCTATTACAAAAATATTTTGGGCACCAATTGCTAGAATTAAACTAAGACCTGTAAAAAAACCTAATAATAAATATTCCATTAATTTTTATTAAACTCTTTTTTTACCCTGAACAACCCTATCAAGTATCAATGCAACAAATAAAATTGCTACACCTGCAAGAATTCCTTGTCCAACATTAGCATACTGCAATGCTTCAAGAACATCTTGACCTAAACCTTTTGCACCAATTAAAGACGCAACAACTACCATGGCTAAGCTTAACATCACTGTCTGATTAACACCTGCTAAAATTGAAGGTGTGGCCAGTGGTAGATCTACTTTTCTAAGCAAATACCATTTTGTTGCACCGTATGCGATAGCTGCCTCTCGAATTGTTTCTGGCACTCCACGTAACCCTAAAACGGTAAGTCTGACAACGGGTGTTCCTCCAAAAATCATTGTAATAATTACCGCTGCAACCTTTCCAGTACCAAAAAATGCTATTACTGGTATCATAAATACAAAAGCCGGCATTGTTTGCATGAAATCCATTATAGGCCTAATCAATGAATAAAATCTTTGTCGTCTTGCACAATAAATTCCAAGGGGTATACCGATTGCTATACTTAATACTGCAGCAGTTCCTAATAGAGCAAGTGTCGTCATTGCTTTAACCCAAAAACCTAAAAAACCCATGTAGCACAAAAACCCTGTTGAATAAATTGCAGCTCTGGGTCCTGCTGATAACCCTGTTAGTGTTACAATGGCAGTTATAATTACAATCCACGGAGTTTTAACAAATAATAATTCTAAGAAATCTAAAACTGATCTAATTCCAATTGTTATGGCAGTAAAAATTAAATCCCCTTTAACAACAGCATAATCAAAAATAACCTCTATCCATTTAATTGAAAATAATCGTATTTCAGGATGAGTTGGAAAAGTATCCATTATTTGTAAAAGACCTGGGAAACTATAATGGATAACAGAAAAAAACATTATAATAGATGTAAAAATACTACTGTAGATGTAATTTTTCATCTGCATCCCTGGATGAATAGATTTATCAGATAGCCACTCGGAATATTTCTTTTCTAAAATAGAATTCGCCAAAATACCTTGGGTAATCTTAACAGCAATCAATAAAATAACACCGAAAAATGCAATCCAAATTGCTGAGGCTTCTACTCTTGTAATTTCATCAAGATAACCTTGCATAGCATCTTCTAAAGATTTTATGTTTCTTTTAAAGACATCAATTTTGTCTGGATTATTTTCTATCGCAGCTTCTAATTGTTTATTCCTAAAAGCTATTGTGCCTTTAACTTGTTCAACTTTAGCAATAGCATCTGCTGTAATATTACCAAATAAACCTCTAATAATTTGTACTACAGCAAAAGTTTCTATAATTAAAAAAGCTAAAGTCCAATTCCAAACATTACGCATTCCAAACCAAACAGGTCCAAGAATAAATGCAAATAGGTTAAATGATAATGAATAAGTAGGTTTACTACCAATTTTTTTAAACTCTTTTATATAATAATCTGGATTACTTTTTACAAAATCAGTAATCAGTTCATCTCTAGAAGGGTTTCTAAGTGTTTTATTCTCCATCGCTACCCTCTACAACTGCCTTAAGTAAATCTGCCTGAGTTATTATACCAATGTTTTTGTTATCACTATTAATCACTAATATTGGTTCATCTTTAATTGAAGATTTTTCTATTAGTTTATTTAATAAATCATTTTCATTAACACTTTCTAAATTTTTACCTATTAATCCAAATTTCTTTTCAAATTTTTCTACAGGCTGCATAATAGATTTTGCTTGAACAATTTTTAATCTAGAAATTCCCTTCACAAAGTCTGCTACATAACTATCTGCTGGCTTCATAACTATTTCTTCTGGTGTCCCTATTTGGATAACCTTTCCATCTCTCATGATTGCAATTCTATGACCTACCCTTACCGCTTCATCTAAGTCATGAGTTATAAATACTGTTGTTTTTTTCATTTGTTTTGAAAGTTTGATAAATTCTGCTTGAAGCTGTCTTCTAATTAATGGGTCTAGTGCACTAAATGGTTCATCCATTAATAAAACATCAGGATCTGCAGCTAAAGCTCTAGCCAATCCAACTCTTTGTTGCATTCCACCCGACAATTCATGAGCAAATTTATTTCCCCACCCTTGAAGCTCTACAATATCTAAAATTTTATTAGCAGTATCCAGTCTATCATTTTTACTG
The nucleotide sequence above comes from Candidatus Pelagibacter giovannonii. Encoded proteins:
- a CDS encoding ABC transporter permease subunit, whose translation is MITGIITFLIIFAVIGSILYGIKLAKTEKIDAVFGNPERAKGGAHWIIVGSSFLLIAWLYYSWDLAKSFYPQSANELCQVAKVNDSMLSLKYLFPINEREFKSTSIIKAENKNIEKLTNEIRNSSVIRNQDKDRLLGFIQKTKRTIPLLTNEDLIENETKIKISELTNRIAWLTEDFQKISYPPIKSIEEENARIEALKIQGGWGSSGTAVENTIEIPTIPETKKGLKFDAAAKELTLISDDFFKLRNHNSQYKNLMKEIKDGIKKYRSELDDTQGVASILAKDVLKIARRIEYASIFPPKTLDTMQQAILEFDVIQKKEQGSLRLIDIFLFPTGTIISSGPNCSEQGSGRWLPKPSDTLKKFTLLLKPSVGFKNIPLIWYEMMDVSKVVGFILPDWIADIIPGNYPVHSVDGTVKPNFKSKVLNVVTGEFKLFKIPVPMGHIWDSFLRVFLGLILGIIFGVPLGLLMGLNRFAKGFFDPLIELYRPVPPLAWAPLVITVFGIDNVGKVFLLFMVSFSIMIISARAGASGTQLSKIHASHSLGASKWQILRYVIFPNSLPEILTGVRVAVGMCWGTLVAAEFLAGTTGIGFVENVAKKYFQYEVIWITIFVMGMLGLLFDIALRKIITKTIPWHGKG
- a CDS encoding Ldh family oxidoreductase; the encoded protein is MNSSKLKGIIKDIFIRHKLSKEHASICAEALINAELVGAPSHGLSRLKMYCDRISKKVINPKAKIKIKKISQSIAHVDGSNSIGFVAADTAIKTAISNAKKTGIGLVAVKNSGHYGLSGYYAEQAVKKGLMVMVFTNAPPAVAPHGALKSLFGTNPICFGTPTGSKVPFILDTSISMINRGKIRVAAREGTKIPEGVALDKFGKPTTDPKKALEGVQLPIAGFRGSGLAWMVDILSGVLTGGNHAGRVKDPFNDFSGPQNIGHLFFVLKPNLFVGNSFNKRIKDNIKTIKRLPKIKGVKEILYPGQSKFNRFKNNLKKEIDITKAVQKDLEYLQGI
- a CDS encoding epoxide hydrolase family protein; the protein is MIKPFKLNIPDKALQEIYTKVKNYPWHEMPDDGGWEYGTNLEYMKEISSYWVKDFDWRKHEAEINKFSNFTTVVDGVEMHFIHEKGSGSNPTPLLLMHGWPGSVVEFLHIIEKLAHPEKFGGKVEDAFDVIAPSLPGFGFSGRPPKPIGPRKMAAILNKLMIENLEYRSYLAQGGDWGATIANWIGYDHSKFCKAIHINCLTMRHPDGTQSKEEQDWQDRFDKDQIMQDGYRTQQATKPQTLSYGMMDSPVGVAAWIIEKMYAWSDLKNDNIESAYSKDVLLANIMVYIVTKTFNTASWIYYGRREEGGRFFPKKFKKIKIPTAAAIFPAEMSEWPPKSYVDRIFNVTQWTEMPSGGHFAALEEPELLVNDLVKFSRTVR
- a CDS encoding bifunctional enoyl-CoA hydratase/phosphate acetyltransferase; translated protein: MLSNKEIVCPNNLLDHAHKKKGVNAAIVNAGLPLPMLSVQDAVNENLITPIFIGDKKDILKCAEDLKWDISSYEIIHEPIENNTAAIAAKLASKDKVKIIVKGHIHTDVLMKEVLKRDYNLLGKTRLSHIWHMTTTKDDKPLIITDGALNVLPNIKTKMHILRNVIDFSNRIGIERPKVAVLSATEEILDSVPSSIDANEITQLAKQDDLNADVFGPLAFDNSISKKSAAIKGVKNIVAGDADVLLVPSVETGNSLVKMMIYFMGACAAGVVVGGKVPIVITSRSDEAQARLASIAAAVVALD
- the hisD gene encoding histidinol dehydrogenase; its protein translation is MAITYLKKSPKTSSTDDTKTTEIVKELLKDIEENKEQACIDLTKKFDKYDGDIIVSKERIEEIKKTLDQRTKDDIQFSYDRVRTFAEAQLKNYGQDFEVELSPGLFAGQRLIPVNTAGCYIPGGRYAHIASAVMSVTTAKVAGVKNVIACSPPKESVGAHPTIVYTADLCGADVILNLGGVPGVASMTNGLFNNPPADIIVGPGNQFVAEAKRILFGKVGIDLFAGPTEIAVIADDKADAEMVAVDLVGQAEHGYNSPAWLYTTSKRVADEVMKRVPELIADLPEVPRTSAEAAWRDYGEVILCDTDEEMATISDEYAPEHLEIQTENLDWFHKRLKNYGSLFIGEETTVAYGDKCSGTNHILPTKGAGRYTGGLFVGKFIKTLSFQRMTKESTKTVGAACARISRYEGMEAHARTGDVRLRKYGFSN
- a CDS encoding LysE/ArgO family amino acid transporter, with the translated sequence MEYLLLGFFTGLSLILAIGAQNIFVIEQGLKKQYIFLVCIICSISDLILIFLGIFLFQYFGNFFNSTIELILNILLFIFLAHFIYGKISIQKNKINFNQEVKNISLTGIITKTLAFTYLNPHVYSDTVFFLGNFSKNLLIIDKYYFGLGASIASFLFFFTIAYLSKSLSKYLRSDKVWKQINLLIILFMSLLALFVLFEIIN
- a CDS encoding ABC transporter permease is translated as MENKTLRNPSRDELITDFVKSNPDYYIKEFKKIGSKPTYSLSFNLFAFILGPVWFGMRNVWNWTLAFLIIETFAVVQIIRGLFGNITADAIAKVEQVKGTIAFRNKQLEAAIENNPDKIDVFKRNIKSLEDAMQGYLDEITRVEASAIWIAFFGVILLIAVKITQGILANSILEKKYSEWLSDKSIHPGMQMKNYIYSSIFTSIIMFFSVIHYSFPGLLQIMDTFPTHPEIRLFSIKWIEVIFDYAVVKGDLIFTAITIGIRSVLDFLELLFVKTPWIVIITAIVTLTGLSAGPRAAIYSTGFLCYMGFLGFWVKAMTTLALLGTAAVLSIAIGIPLGIYCARRQRFYSLIRPIMDFMQTMPAFVFMIPVIAFFGTGKVAAVIITMIFGGTPVVRLTVLGLRGVPETIREAAIAYGATKWYLLRKVDLPLATPSILAGVNQTVMLSLAMVVVASLIGAKGLGQDVLEALQYANVGQGILAGVAILFVALILDRVVQGKKRV
- a CDS encoding quaternary amine ABC transporter ATP-binding protein; translation: MDSAIKIKNVWKIFGNNSKEALNAIQNEHISKQEALEKYNSVIGVSDVSFNVKKGEIFCVMGLSGSGKSTLVRHINRLLEPTSGQILINNEDVMKFDAKSLQDLRNKKIGMVFQNFALMPHRSVLDNIAMPLEIRGISKNDRLDTANKILDIVELQGWGNKFAHELSGGMQQRVGLARALAADPDVLLMDEPFSALDPLIRRQLQAEFIKLSKQMKKTTVFITHDLDEAVRVGHRIAIMRDGKVIQIGTPEEIVMKPADSYVADFVKGISRLKIVQAKSIMQPVEKFEKKFGLIGKNLESVNENDLLNKLIEKSSIKDEPILVINSDNKNIGIITQADLLKAVVEGSDGE